The Lacipirellula parvula genome window below encodes:
- a CDS encoding proton-conducting transporter membrane subunit, which yields MTELHLPWLQLAIALPALGALSLIGLRNHAATQRRTLLCSGLSLACAAGAWLDFGSLHAIAAHDRWSIASRLFGVEFFVIDELNAPLLPMAALISFVTALATLRTKFRHYPFTISLLSETILLATLSCRHSWGIVALLAISVLPPLWELHSRGKPMRVFAIHISFFVTLLVAGWWLVERTTPGTASSSLAFGLLTAAVLLRCGAVPFHCWITDLFEHAAFGTSLLFVTPMVGVYAAVRLLLPTAPDWALQSLALVSIVTAVYAAGMALVQRDGRRFFCYLFLSHSSLVLVGLESATPIGLTGALCLWISVGLALTGFGLTLRAIESRTGRLSLSEFHGLYEHTPTLAAFFLITGLASIGFPGTIGFVGAELLLEGAIGVHPWICLLAVLTAALNGIAVLQAYFRIFTGKRYFPTISLRSRLPERIAVLALAALLLGGGLFPQPGLTSRYRAASELIAARLERLGQRSAMRAASD from the coding sequence GCCAGCGCTCGGCGCGCTGTCACTAATCGGCCTGCGCAACCATGCAGCGACTCAGCGCCGCACGCTCCTCTGCAGCGGGTTGTCGCTCGCGTGCGCAGCAGGAGCCTGGCTCGACTTCGGTTCACTCCATGCAATTGCAGCACACGACCGCTGGTCGATCGCCTCTCGGCTCTTCGGCGTCGAGTTCTTCGTCATCGACGAATTAAATGCGCCGCTACTGCCGATGGCGGCGCTAATCAGCTTCGTCACCGCGCTCGCGACGCTGCGCACAAAATTCCGCCACTATCCGTTCACGATCAGTTTGCTCTCCGAGACGATCCTGCTCGCGACGCTCAGCTGCCGCCACTCGTGGGGCATCGTCGCCCTGCTCGCGATCAGCGTGCTGCCGCCGCTATGGGAACTCCACAGTCGCGGCAAACCAATGCGCGTGTTTGCGATTCATATTTCATTCTTCGTCACGCTGCTCGTCGCTGGATGGTGGCTTGTCGAACGAACAACGCCCGGCACGGCGTCCTCGAGTCTCGCGTTTGGACTGTTGACCGCCGCCGTGCTGCTGCGCTGCGGGGCCGTGCCGTTCCACTGCTGGATCACCGACCTGTTCGAACACGCCGCGTTCGGCACGTCGCTGTTGTTCGTCACGCCCATGGTCGGCGTCTACGCGGCTGTGCGCTTGCTACTGCCGACGGCTCCCGACTGGGCCCTGCAGAGTCTCGCACTAGTCTCCATCGTCACGGCCGTCTACGCCGCTGGGATGGCGCTGGTGCAACGCGACGGCCGGCGGTTCTTCTGCTATTTGTTCTTGAGCCACTCGTCGCTCGTGCTCGTCGGACTTGAATCGGCCACTCCCATCGGTTTGACTGGCGCTCTCTGCCTCTGGATCTCGGTCGGCCTGGCGCTCACCGGATTCGGCCTGACGCTGCGAGCGATCGAATCCCGTACTGGCCGCCTCTCGCTCAGCGAATTCCACGGCCTTTACGAACATACGCCAACGCTCGCGGCGTTCTTCCTGATTACCGGCCTCGCGAGCATCGGCTTTCCCGGGACGATCGGCTTCGTCGGCGCCGAACTGCTGCTTGAGGGCGCCATCGGCGTCCACCCGTGGATCTGCTTGCTGGCGGTGCTCACTGCCGCGCTCAACGGCATCGCCGTGCTGCAGGCTTACTTCCGCATCTTCACGGGCAAGCGTTACTTCCCGACGATCTCCCTGCGAAGCCGCCTACCGGAACGGATCGCCGTGCTGGCCCTTGCAGCGCTCCTGCTCGGCGGCGGCCTCTTTCCTCAGCCAGGGCTGACCTCGCGTTACCGCGCCGCCAGCGAATTGATCGCCGCCCGCCTTGAGCGGCTTGGCCAGAGGTCGGCGATGCGAGCTGCCAGCGACTGA